The Musa acuminata AAA Group cultivar baxijiao chromosome BXJ1-3, Cavendish_Baxijiao_AAA, whole genome shotgun sequence genome window below encodes:
- the LOC135632308 gene encoding uncharacterized protein LOC135632308: MDLNLYLGLPRSPRSLGVGLGSDLALSSLPLLPSSYTSVQDNQAPTPMSGVVEPSDSHPPYSPSHAEYIPDLPAVLLSDIVDNREYTPYLPAYERYGPSFLPVLPEPDTPYSPPGVQPLPAVEEPDETAVPNVDSHMPYDPAAPPRLADEPIAYSPPYVSGSTDPQDHGAASFSFYPSITTETSEFLCPEDGSSSRPERLRCPEYRFRRLIESSHRWPNRRFRSSLPPAGERFRFGSPSLPNPEQSVHDVLDSQRPPECNGKHKVIAEDNAAETSGEEMEEKGRSAANFECNICFDMAAEPVVTSCGHLFCWSCLYQWLHVHSDHKECPVCKGEVTESNITPIYGRGISQPNVEKKIEENGESTLRIPPRPGGNRFESFRQQLRPVSRRLGEGLAATWRRIIDQHMRSGNSFDAYADPSLQEIFDNVHRRALSRLRERRVQRGVNRESGSITGEVRMPENNLRNNANSIFQDGVDLWQRFSMYGIDTDRLSAMASSIRRVVGRLASNTNGFDASTPSVDPPNLEPLVTGPRVEAALTVDRSSVSSTMAVIQGDVASSDALAEPNSVGSSRSIRRRGRSSTSGSFDVDGGPLFSRKRRRLN, from the coding sequence ATGGATCTGAATCTTTACCTGGGCTTGCCTCGTTCGCCTCGTTCTCTCGGTGTTGGTCTCGGTTCTGACCTCGCTCTCAGCTCATTGCCCCTGTTGCCATCTTCTTACACTTCTGTCCAGGACAACCAAGCTCCGACTCCCATGTCGGGTGTCGTGGAACCATCGGATTCCCACCCCCCATACTCTCCATCACATGCTGAGTACATCCCTGACCTGCCGGCTGTTCTGCTGTCTGATATAGTCGACAACCGAGAGTACACCCCGTACCTCCCTGCTTATGAACGATATGGTCCGTCGTTCTTGCCCGTTCTACCAGAACCCGATACCCCATATTCTCCTCCCGGCGTCCAACCCCTGCCAGCTGTGGAGGAACCTGATGAGACTGCAGTCCCGAACGTGGACTCACATATGCCGTATGATCCTGCAGCTCCACCTAGGCTTGCTGATGAACCCATAGCCTATTCGCCACCTTATGTTTCTGGATCGACGGATCCACAAGACCATGGAGCAGCCAGCTTTAGCTTTTACCCATCAATTACCACAGAAACAAGTGAATTTCTCTGTCCGGAAGATGGATCCTCTTCCAGGCCTGAGCGCCTTCGATGCCCTGAATATCGTTTCAGAAGGCTGATTGAGTCCAGCCATCGATGGCCAAACAGACGGTTTAGGTCTTCGCTTCCACCTGCTGGTGAGAGGTTCCGTTTTGGTTCGCCGTCATTGCCTAATCCCGAGCAATCGGTGCATGATGTTTTAGACTCCCAAAGACCTCCAGAATGCAACGGGAAGCATAAAGTGATCGCCGAAGATAATGCAGCGGAGACTTCTGGAGAGGAGATGGAAGAGAAAGGCAGAAGTGCTGCTAACTTTGAGTGCAATATCTGTTTTGATATGGCTGCTGAACCTGTTGTTACTTCATGTGGACATTTATTTTGCTGGTCGTGTTTGTATCAATGGCTGCATGTCCATTCGGATCATAAGGAATGCCCTGTATGCAAAGGAGAGGTAACTGAATCAAATATCACACCTATTTATGGTAGAGGGATCTCGCAACCTAATGTTGAAAAGAAAATTGAGGAAAATGGTGAATCAACTCTAAGAATTCCACCAAGACCAGGTGGAAATAGATTTGAAAGCTTTAGGCAGCAGTTACGCCCAGTTTCACGGAGGTTGGGTGAAGGACTTGCAGCAACATGGAGACGAATTATAGATcaacacatgcgtagtggaaataGTTTTGACGCATATGCAGACCCAAGCCTGCAAGAAATATTTGACAATGTTCATCGTAGAGCTCTTAGTAGGCTAAGAGAAAGAAGAGTGCAAAGAGGGGTGAACCGTGAAAGTGGATCTATAACTGGAGAGGTCAGAATGCCTGAAAACAATTTGCGAAACAATGCAAATTCTATTTTCCAAGATGGAGTTGATCTTTGGCAGCGGTTTTCCATGTATGGCATCGACACAGACAGATTGTCTGCTATGGCCAGTAGTATTCGTAGGGTGGTTGGACGATTAGCTAGTAACACTAATGGATTTGATGCATCCACCCCATCTGTTGATCCTCCAAATCTCGAACCGCTGGTGACTGGGCCTCGTGTTGAAGCAGCCTTGACTGTGGACCGGTCCTCTGTGTCAAGCACTATGGCAGTGATACAGGGGGATGTTGCTTCTTCTGATGCTCTTGCAGAACCAAATAGTGTGGGATCTTCTCGGTCCATTAGAAGGAGAGGTAGAAGTAGCACCTCTGGTTCTTTTGATGTTGATGGAGGCCCTCTGTTTTCACGTAAAAGAAGAAGGCTGAACTGA
- the LOC103979522 gene encoding protein trichome birefringence-like 4 has protein sequence MASSIFKYVFKDFFKPMLQLLLFVFPAFYTAVFSLLVFFAFVVFLGRSPQPATFVFDPQVIAIADPRSVPADHANASGLLFTAPPHANTSLGVRRKASPENASDLAPAAANHSAEAKKGRGGSPEKGQKALESSKDLAATCDLFDGRWVFDESTPRYPPGSCPFIDSSFDCFGNGRPDQNYTKLRWKPKGCSIPRLEGKKMLRALRGKRLVFVGDSLNRNMWESLLCILRHPLKRKHRVFEVSGRKEFRTDNSYAFRFEDYNCSIEFFRSPFLVRESSWVDSQGKSRETLRLDLIEASSDAYRTADILVFNSGHWWTHEKTSKGRNFYQEGDHVYPQLSAEDAYRKAMRTWGTWVDTRVNSNRTRVFFRGYSWSHFSGGQWNSGGNCDGETEPITEDKHLAKYLKLTGILESVIGEMTTPVLYLNITRMTDYRKDAHPSVYRVPAGKRKPGEFQDCSHWCLPGVPDAWNELLYAMLLRELS, from the exons atGGCCTCCTCCATCTTCAAGTACGTCTTCAAGGACTTCTTCAAGCCCATGCTCCAACTCCTCTTGTTCGTCTTCCCGGCGTTCTACACCGCGGTCTTCTCTCTCCTCGTCTTCTTCGCCTTCGTCGTCTTCCTCGGCCGCAGCCCTCAGCCCGCCACCTTCGTGTTCGACCCCCAAGTCATCGCCATCGCCGACCCGCGATCGGTTCCTGCCGACCACGCTAACGCCAGCGGCCTTCTCTTCACCGCTCCTCCTCACGCGAACACCTCCCTCGGCGTCCGGAGAAAGGCAAGCCCGGAGAACGCTTCCGATCTTGCACCCGCCGCAGCGAACCACTCCGCCGAGGCCAAGAAAGGGAGGGGTGGGAGTCCGGAGAAGGGACAGAAGGCCTTGGAGAGCAGTAAAGATTTGGCGGCGACGTGCGATCTTTTCGATGGGAGGTGGGTGTTCGACGAATCGACGCCGAGGTACCCGCCGGGTTCGTGCCCCTTCATCGACAGTTCCTTCGACTGCTTCGGTAATGGCCGGCCGGATCAGAACTACACCAAACTCCGGTGGAAGCCCAAAGGCTGCTCGATTCCGAG GCTCGAGGGGAAGAAGATGCTGAGAGCGTTGAGGGGGAAGAGACTGGTGTTCGTGGGCGACTCGCTGAACCGCAACATGTGGGAATCGCTGCTCTGCATCCTGAGGCACCCTCTGAAGAGGAAGCACCGCGTTTTCGAGGTGTCCGGGAGGAAGGAGTTCAGAACCGACAATTCGTACGCTTTCCGATTCGAG GACTACAACTGCTCGATCGAGTTCTTCCGGTCGCCGTTCCTGGTGCGGGAAAGCTCCTGGGTGGACTCGCAGGGGAAGAGCAGGGAAACGCTCCGGCTGGATTTGATCGAGGCGTCGTCGGATGCTTACAGGACCGCCGACATCCTCGTCTTCAACTCGGGCCACTGGTGGACGCACGAGAAGACCTCGAAAGG GAGGAACTTCTACCAGGAAGGCGACCATGTCTATCCCCAGCTGAGCGCGGAAGACGCGTACCGGAAGGCGATGAGGACATGGGGAACCTGGGTCGACACCCGGGTCAACTCCAACCGCACTCGGGTCTTCTTCCGAGGTTACTCCTGGTCGCACTTCAG CGGCGGGCAGTGGAACTCGGGTGGCAACTGCGACGGGGAGACGGAGCCCATCACGGAAGACAAGCACCTCGCCAAGTACCTGAAGCTGACGGGCATCCTGGAATCTGTGATCGGGGAGATGACGACGCCGGTTCTCTATCTCAACATCACGAGGATGACGGACTACCGCAAGGACGCCCACCCGTCGGTGTACCGCGTGCCCGCCGGCAAGCGGAAACCGGGAGAGTTCCAGGACTGCAGCCACTGGTGCCTCCCCGGAGTCCCCGATGCGTGGAACGAGCTCTTGTACGCGATGCTGTTGAGGGAGCTCAGTTGA
- the LOC135632310 gene encoding leucine-rich repeat extensin-like protein 4, producing MVSTRHFKPDPRLLLLPLLLLLLLPVASSCAGRDGHMRRLRRHLQDRGEDIPANSSAFPNPRLRDAYIALQSWKLAILSDPLNLTADWVGPGVCTYTGVFCSSLPSDPNLTVVAGVDLNHGDLAGYLPDQLGLLADLALLHINSNRFCGTIPRSLRRLALLHELDVSNNRLAGPFPDVVLRLPSLKYLDLRFNEFEGAVPPQLFDKDLDAIFINHNRFAFDIPDNIGNSPVSVIVLAHNHFRGCLPASLGNMSSTLNEIILMNSGLSSCFPPEIGLLTGLTVLDVSFNKLVGPLPDSLGRMLNLEQLDVAHNLLSGGIPASICRLPRLKNFTYSYNFFAEEPPQCFAVESFDDRRNCLPGRPKQRTQRQCGSFLSHHHVDCSAFGCKPFVPALPPPSPPPPSPPPPSPPPPSPSPPPPSPPPPSPPPPSPPPLSPPPPSPPPPSPPPPSPSPPPPPYCVRSPSPPVYCPRSPSPPVYCPRSPSPPVYCKRSPPPPSHNSPPPPVHSPPPPIYSPPLPPNSPPPPIYSPPPPPNSPPPPIYSPPPPPNSPPPPPPNSPPPPPPNSPPPPPPNSPPPPPPSSPPPPIYSPPPPPNSPPPPPPNSPPPPPPNSPPPPPPSSPPPPIYSPPPPPNSPPPPPPTSSPPPPPPLHSPPPHSPPPPPPCIEPPPPPCVEPPPPPCIEPPPPPCIEPPSPGPSPPLYEPLPPVVGVTYASPPPPFY from the coding sequence ATGGTGAGTACTCGGCATTTCAAGCCAGATCCCCGTCTCCTCCTTCTCCCCTTGTtattgctcctcctcctccctgtcGCCTCCTCGTGCGCCGGCCGTGATGGCCACATGCGGCGGCTACGGCGGCACCTCCAAGATCGGGGGGAAGATATACCGGCCAACTCCTCCGCCTTCCCCAACCCTCGCCTCCGCGACGCCTACATTGCACTCCAGTCCTGGAAGCTCGCCATCCTCTCCGATCCCTTGAACCTCACCGCTGACTGGGTCGGCCCCGGCGTCTGCACCTACACCGGCGTCTTCTGCTCCTCCCTCCCCTCCGACCCCAACCTCACCGTCGTCGCCGGCGTCGACCTCAACCACGGCGACCTCGCCGGCTACCTCCCCGACCAGCTCGGCCTCCTCGCCGACCTCGCCCTTCTTCACATCAACTCCAACCGTTTCTGCGGCACCATCCCCCGCTCCCTCCGCCGCCTCGCCCTCCTCCACGAGCTCGACGTCAGCAACAACCGCCTCGCCGGCCCTTTTCCCGACGTCGTCCTCCGCCTCCCCTCCCTCAAGTACCTCGACCTCCGCTTCAACGAGTTCGAGGGCGCAGTGCCCCCGCAGCTGTTCGACAAAGACCTCGACGCCATCTTCATCAACCACAACCGCTTCGCCTTCGACATCCCCGACAACATTGGCAACTCCCCCGTCTCCGTCATCGTCCTCGCCCACAACCACTTCCGCGGCTGCCTTCCGGCCAGCCTCGGCAACATGTCGAGCACGCTCAACGAGATCATCCTCATGAACAGCGGCCTCAGCTCGTGCTTCCCTCCCGAGATCGGCCTCCTCACCGGCCTCACCGTGCTCGACGTCAGCTTCAACAAGCTCGTGGGGCCGCTACCGGACTCGCTCGGCCGGATGCTCAACCTCGAGCAGCTCGACGTCGCGCACAATCTCCTCTCCGGTGGAATCCCCGCCTCGATCTGCCGCCTGCCGCGGCTGAAGAACTTCACTTACTCCTACAACTTCTTCGCCGAGGAGCCGCCTCAGTGCTTTGCGGTGGAGTCGTTCGACGACCGCCGGAACTGTCTACCCGGCAGGCCGAAGCAGCGAACCCAGCGCCAATGTGGGTCGTTCCTCTCCCACCACCACGTCGACTGCTCTGCTTTTGGCTGCAAGCCCTTCGTGCCGGCTCTGCCGCCGCCGTCCCCTCCTCCGCCTTCTCCGCCGCCACCATCACCTCCTCCGCCATCCccgtcgccgccgccaccgtCGCCTCCCCCGCCATCTCCTCCACCACCCTCACCTCCTCCGCTATCTCCTCCACCACCGTCGCCTCCTCCACCAtctccaccgccgccgtcgccttcaccaccaccgccaccgtaCTGTGTCCGATCCCCGTCACCACCTGTCTACTGCCCACGATCTCCATCGCCACCAGTCTACTGCCCACGATCTCCTTCACCGCCTGTTTACTGCAAACGATCTCCACCGCCACCTTCCCACAACTCTCCTCCACCACCGGTGCATTCTCCACCGCCTCCAATCTATTCACCTCCGCTGCCGCCCAACTCACCGCCACCTCCGATCTATTCACCTCCTCCACCGCCCAACTCACCCCCACCTCCGATCTATTCACCTCCTCCACcgcctaattcaccaccccctccgccgcctaattcaccaccccctccgCCACCTAACTCACCACCCCCTCCGCCACCTAACTCACCGCCCCCTCCGCCGCCTAGTTCACCACCACCTCCGATCTATTCACCCCCTCCGCCGCCAAATTCACCACCCCCTCCGCCACCAAACTCGCCACCACCTCCGCCGCCTAACTCACCACCACCTCCGCCGCCTAGTTCACCACCACCTCCGATCTATTCACCTCCTCCACCGCCTAACTCACCGCCACCTCCGCCGCCTACCTCATCACCACCCCCTCCTCCTCCACTGCACTCTCCACCGCCACACTCACCTCCGCCTCCACCTCCATGCATAGAGCCGCCACCACCTCCGTGCGTCGAGCCGCCACCTCCCCCATGCATCGAGCCACCACCTCCCCCATGCATCGAGCCGCCATCACCTGGTCCCTCACCTCCCCTGTATGAACCCCTACCGCCCGTCGTCGGAGTCACCTACGCGTCCCCTCCGCCTCCTTTCTACTAA
- the LOC103979521 gene encoding transcription repressor OFP14-like, giving the protein MGKKGLPKSLRTYLSKLKKVPAHLHIPNSPHPGTATSWLLSACKYPKTPSFAAGRDHPDDDGGHGHEHRHDHGLDLAATLSDVDRFLHENFNSIYPREDDGDEFSSSEPPARYDEDPPPTAFRSSEPFFVSSGTSNSLLDEARASATSSSFSSSPSVSCSFQESSDAGAEVPGGGVAVMTFSKDPYDDFRRSMQDMVEARHVDPNQPLDWDFMEELLFCYLDLNDHSVHKHILRAFTELTASFRRRVMVRRRRAPSGGNVTSRRMMMSRRPADAAGDGCMVVPRHFPATR; this is encoded by the coding sequence ATGGGAAAGAAAGGCCTTCCCAAGTCTCTCCGAACGTATCTCTCCAAACTCAAGAAGGTACCAGCTCATCTGCACATACCCAATTCCCCACACCCTGGCACCGCCACCAGTTGGTTGTTGTCGGCGTGCAAGTATCCCAAGACCCCTTCCTTCGCGGCCGGTCGAGACCACCCCGACGACGACGGCGGCCATGGGCATGAGCATCGCCATGACCACGGCCTCGACCTCGCCGCCACCCTCTCCGACGTCGACCGCTTCCTCCACGAGAACTTCAACTCCATCTACCCGCGGGAGGACGACGGCGACGAGTTCTCCTCATCCGAGCCCCCGGCCAGGTACGACGAGGACCCGCCGCCCACCGCGTTCCGCTCGTCCGAGCCCTTCTTCGTTTCCTCCGGCACGTCCAACTCACTCCTCGACGAGGCCCGGGCGAGCGCGACCTCGTCCTCGTTCTCCTCGTCGCCATCGGTGTCGTGCTCCTTCCAGGAGTCGTCCGACGCAGGGGCGGAGGTCCCGGGCGGCGGCGTGGCGGTGATGACGTTCTCCAAGGACCCCTACGACGACTTCCGCCGGTCCATGCAGGACATGGTGGAGGCGCGGCACGTGGACCCTAACCAGCCTTTGGACTGGGACTTCATGGAGGAGCTCCTCTTCTGCTACCTGGATCTCAACGATCATAGCGTCCATAAGCACATCTTGAGGGCCTTCACTGAACTCACCGCCAGCTTCCGCCGCCGTGTTATGGTCCGGAGGCGTAGAGCACCGTCGGGTGGCAACGTGACGAGTaggaggatgatgatgagcagGAGACCAGCCGACGCGGCCGGAGACGGGTGTATGGTGGTGCCGCGTCATTTTCCGGCAACCCGCTGA
- the LOC103978737 gene encoding aldehyde dehydrogenase family 2 member C4, producing the protein MENHRCNGDGKESFKPPEIKFTKLFVNGQFVDSVSGKTFETVNPATGEVIAKVAEGVEADIDLAVKAAREAFDHGRWPRMSGFERGRIMSKFADLIEQNIEELAALDSVDAGKLLTSGKTVDIPHCLHILRYYAGAADKVHGETLKLAGEYQGYTLLEPIGVVGHIIPWNYPSTMFLMKSSPALAAGCTMVVKPAEQTPLSALFYAHLAKQAGIPDGVINVVNGFGATAGAALCSHMDVDAISFTGSTETGRLVMEAAAKSNLKTVSLELGGKSPLIIFDDADVDMAVALARIAIFYNKGEICVAGSRVYVQEGIYDEFVRKAAESAKSWVVGDPFDPNVQQGPQVDKTQFERVLSYIELGKTEGATLLTGGRRCGDKGYYIEPTIFTDVKEEMRIAQEEIFGPVMSLMKFKTIEEAIEKANATRYGLAAGIVTKDLNTANRVTRSVRAGTIWINCYFAFDPGCPFGGYKMSGFGRDLGMHAINKYLQVKSVVTPLHSSPWL; encoded by the exons GCAAGACGTTCGAGACGGTGAATCCCGCGACAGGCGAGGTGATAGCGAAGGTTGCGGAGGGAGTCGAGGCAGACATCGACTTAGCCGTGAAGGCTGCTCGCGAAGCCTTTGATCACGGCCGATGGCCCCGCATGTCTGGTTTT gagAGGGGGAGGATCATGTCGAAGTTCGCGGATCTCATCGAACAAAACATCGAGGAATTGGCGGCGCTGGACAGCGTCGACGCCGGAAAGCTTCTGACCAGTGGCAAAACGGTGGACATCCCCCACTGCCTCCACATCCTCCGGTACTACGCCGGCGCCGCCGACAAGGTACACGGTGAGACCTTAAAGCTCGCCGGCGAGTACCAGGGGTACACGTTGCTGGAGCCCATCGGCGTGGTGGGCCACATAATACCCTGGAATTACCCCTCCACCATGTTCTTAATGAAGTCCAGCCCTGCTCTGGCCGCCGGCTGCACCATGGTCGTCAAGCCCGCCGAGCAGACCCCTCTCTCCGCCTTGTTCTACGCCCACTTGGCTAAGCAG GCTGGTATTCCTGATGGAGTGATCAACGTGGTCAACGGGTTTGGCGCCACTGCCGGTGCTGCACTTTGCTCTCACATGGACGTCGACGCC ATTAGCTTCACCGGCTCAACGGAGACGGGACGCCTGGTGATGGAGGCCGCTGCAAAGAGCAACCTGAAGACGGTATCGCTCGAGCTGGGCGGGAAGTCGCCCCTCATCATCTTCGACGACGCCGACGTAGACATGGCGGTCGCTCTCGCACGCATCGCCATCTTCTACAACAAG GGCGAGATCTGCGTGGCTGGCTCTCGCGTGTATGTCCAAGAAGGAATTTACGACGAGTTCGTCCGGAAGGCAGCAGAGAGCGCCAAAAGCTGGGTGGTCGGCGACCCTTTCGATCCTAATGTTCAACAGGGGCCTCAGGTTGACAAGACACAGTTCGAAAGAGTTCTCAGCTACATCGAGCTTGGCAAGACAGAGGGTGCTACGCTGCTTACAGGAGGACGACGCTGCGGCGACAAAGGCTACTACATCGAACCCACGATCTTTACTGATGTCAAG GAGGAGATGAGGATCGCGCAGGAGGAGATATTTGGACCAGTCATGTCGCTGATGAAGTTTAA GACGATCGAGGAAGCGATAGAGAAAGCGAATGCCACAAGGTATGGATTAGCAGCAGGGATCGTGACGAAGGATCTGAACACTGCGAACAGAGTGACGAGGTCGGTTCGAGCAGGAACGATTTGGATCAACTGCTACTTCGCGTTCGATCCGGGATGCCCGTTTGGTGGATACAAGATGAGCGGCTTCGGGAGGGACCTCGGCATGCATGCCATCAACAAGTACCTCCAGGTGAAGTCTGTGGTCACTCCTCTCCACTCTTCCCCATGGCTGTAA